A window from Peromyscus eremicus chromosome 1, PerEre_H2_v1, whole genome shotgun sequence encodes these proteins:
- the LOC131926824 gene encoding leukocyte immunoglobulin-like receptor subfamily B member 3 isoform X3 has product MTFTFTALLCLGLTLGLGTPVLAGSLPKPILTVQPDSVVYKQTTVTFLCEVTRGAKQYILYKEGYQYLWSTEIPQNPKKKAEFSISKIDRNHAGQYQCCYWTNDGWSEFSDSLELVVTGAHSKPSLSAQPSPVVTEGGHVTLQCVSKQRYYRFILTGKGTQNISQMLDSKYNYSIQHYQAMYSVGPVTSSQRWTFQCYSNYPSSPLVWSEPSDPLELLFSGTLHKPTIKAEPGSVITSGSPMTIWCQGTLDEEIYVLHKEGSQKHLGTQSPEKPENTAKFSIPSVTQQHGGQYHCYCYSSAGWSERSDTLELVVTGSYINKPSLTFLPRPVVTLGENMTLQCVSKEGYNKFVLTKEDQKFLSSLNSQFIHSIMQWQALFSIDHVTSDHKGTFRCYGYYNQTPHLWSVPSEPLEIHISGLSRKPSLLSHQGHILDPGKNLTLQCCSDTNYDRFALYKLGEADFTQHRVQWTQSGLSLANFTLGPVSRTTGGQYRCYGAHNLSSEWSASSDPLDILITGQLPFSPSLSVKPNSTVHSGDNVSLLCQSAHKVDTFILSKEGAAHQPQRLKSKSEAREFQAEFSMSAVTSDLSGTYRCYESQGSSPYLLSYGSDPVELTVSGPTGACSPPPSRPLPTSGLEGYLKALVGVSVAFLLFLFILIFLLLRRRHQGKFRKDAHKDTELQIPTGAAEAVTRDRVSEKRSNPATATQEESLYASVEDTQPEDGAKLDSWRPAEGDPQGETYAQVKGSRVRRAGAVLPYVMSGEVLDTKDGQAEDDREMDSQMGPAAESKEPQDVTYAQLCIRSLRQGTAAPPPSQAGEAPEESTVYAALAVTQPGSVPSNKEQ; this is encoded by the exons ATGACCTTCACCTTCACAGCCCTGCTCTGTCTGG GACTGACTCTGGGCCTGGGGACCCCAGTGCTGGCAG GGTCCCTCCCTAAGCCTATCCTCACAGTACAACCAGACTCTGTGGTCTACAAGCAGACTACAGTAACCTTCTTGTGTGAGGTGACCAGAGGAGCCAAGCAGTACATACTCTATAAAGAGGGATACCAGTATCTATGGAGTACAGAGATTCCACAGAATCCTAAGAAAAAGGCTGAATTCTCAATCTCAAAAATAGACCGCAATCATGCAGGGCAATATCAATGTTGCTATTGGACTAATGATGGATGGTCAGAGTTcagtgactccctggagctggtggtGACAG gAGCACACAGTAAACCCAGCCtgtcagcccagcccagccctgtggtAACTGAGGGAGGACATGTAACCCTCCAGTGTGTCTCAAAGCAACGATACTACAGGttcattctgactgggaaaggaacacagaatatctcccaaatgctggattcAAAGTATAACTACTCTATTCAGCACTACCAGGCCATGTACTCTGTGGGCCCTGTGACCTCCAGCCAAAGGTGGACATTCCAATGCTACAGCAATTACCCGAGTAGCCCACTGGTGTGGTCAGAACCTAGTGACCCTCTGGAGCTCCTGTTCTCAG GGACCCTCCACAAACCCACCATCAAAGCTGAGCCAGGCTCTGTGATCACCTCAGGAAGTCCCATGACCATCTGGTGTCAGGGGACCCTGGATGAAGAAATATATGTTCTGCATAAAGAGGGAAGCCAAAAACACTTAGGCACACAGTCCCCAGAGAAGCCTGAGAACACGGCCAAGTTCTCCATCCCTTCTGTGACACAGCAACATGGGGGACAATATCACTGTTACTGTTACAGCTCAGCTGGCTGGTCAGAGCGCAGTGACACCCTGGAACTGGTGGTGACAG GAAGCTACATTAATAAACCCAGTCTGACATTCCTGCCCAGGCCTGTGGTGACTTTAGGAGAGAACATGACCCTACAGTGTGTCTCCAAGGAGGGATATAATAAATTCGTTCTCAccaaggaagatcagaagttcctcAGCTCTCTGAACTCACAGTTTATACACAGTATTATGCAGTGGCAAGCCTTGTTCTCTATAGATCATGTAACATCAGACCACAAAGGGACATTCAGATGTTATGGTTACTACAACCAAACTCCACATTTGTGGTCAGTACCCAGTGAACCCCTGGAAATACACATCTCAG GTCTGTCCAGGAAGCCCTCCTTGCTGTCTCACCAAGGCCAtatcctggaccctggaaagAACCTCACCCTGCAGTGTTGTTCTGACACCAACTATGACAGATTTGCTCTGTACAAGTTAGGTGAAGCTGACTTCACCCAGCATCGTGTCCAGTGGACCCAGAGTGGCCTCTCCTTGGCCAACTTCACACTGGGCCCTGTGAGCAGAACTACTGGAGGCCAATACAGATGCTATGGTGCACACAACCTCTCCTCTGAGTGGTCAGCCTCCAGTGACCCCCTGGACATCCTGATCACAG gacagcttcccttcagtccttCCCTCTCAGTGAAACCTAACTCCACAGTACACTCTGGAGACAATGTGTCCCTGCTGTGTCAGTCAGCACACAAAGTGGACACTTTCATTCTGTCCAAGGAGGGAGCAGCCCACCAACCCCAGCGACTAAAATCAAAGTCTGAAGCTCGGGAGTTCCAGGCAGAATTCTCCATGAGtgctgtgacctctgacctctcaggCACCTACAGGTGCTATGAATCTCAAGGCTCATCTCCCTACCTGTTGTCATATGGCAGTGACCCTGTGGAGCTCACGGTCTCAG GACCCACTGGAGCCTGTAGCCCACCACCCTCAAGGCCCTTGCCAACATCTG GACTGGAAGGGTACCTGAAGGCTCTGGTTGGAGTCTCTGTGGCcttcctcctgttcctcttcatcctcatcttcctccttctccgACGAAGGCATCAGGGAAAATTCAGGAAGGATG CCCATAAAGATACAGAATTGCAAATTCCTACAGGAGCTGCAGAGGCAGTAACCAGAGACAGAGTCTCTGAGAAGAG ATCCAATCCAGCTACTGCCACTCAGGAAGAAAGCCTTT ATGCTTCAGTGGAGGACACACAGCCTGAGGATGGTGCCAAGCTGGACAGTTGG AGACCAGCTGAAGGAGACCCCCAGGGAGAGACATATGCCCAGGTGAAAGGCTCCAGGGTCAGGAGGGCAGGAGCTGTCCTTCCTTATGTCATGTCAGGAGAAGTCCTGGACACCAAAGATGGACAAGCAGAAGATGACAGAGAGATGGACAGTCAGATGGGTCCT GCTGCTGAATCCAAGGAGCCCCAGGATGTGACCTATGCCCAGCTGTGCATCAGGTCACTCAGACAGGGAACAGCTGCACCTCCTCCCTCCCAGGCAGGGGAAGCCCCAGAGGAGTCCACTGTATATGCTGCTCTGGCAGTCACTCAaccgggttctgttcccagtaacaaGGAGCAATGA
- the LOC131926824 gene encoding leukocyte immunoglobulin-like receptor subfamily B member 3 isoform X1, whose amino-acid sequence MLDSKYNYSIQHYQAMYSVGPVTSSQRWTFQCYSNYPSSPLVWSEPSDPLELLFSGTLHKPTIKAEPGSVITSGSPMTIWCQGTLDEEIYVLHKEGSQKHLGTQSPEKPENTAKFSIPSVTQQHGGQYHCYCYSSAGWSERSDTLELVVTGSYINKPSLTFLPRPVVTLGENMTLQCVSKEGYNKFVLTKEDQKFLSSLNSQFIHSIMQWQALFSIDHVTSDHKGTFRCYGYYNQTPHLWSVPSEPLEIHISGLSRKPSLLSHQGHILDPGKNLTLQCCSDTNYDRFALYKLGEADFTQHRVQWTQSGLSLANFTLGPVSRTTGGQYRCYGAHNLSSEWSASSDPLDILITGQLPFSPSLSVKPNSTVHSGDNVSLLCQSAHKVDTFILSKEGAAHQPQRLKSKSEAREFQAEFSMSAVTSDLSGTYRCYESQGSSPYLLSYGSDPVELTVSGPTGACSPPPSRPLPTSGLEGYLKALVGVSVAFLLFLFILIFLLLRRRHQGKFRKDAHKDTELQIPTGAAEAVTRDRVSEKRSNPAAATQEEILCEIKRVLGREMSEDSALQGW is encoded by the exons atgctggattcAAAGTATAACTACTCTATTCAGCACTACCAGGCCATGTACTCTGTGGGCCCTGTGACCTCCAGCCAAAGGTGGACATTCCAATGCTACAGCAATTACCCGAGTAGCCCACTGGTGTGGTCAGAACCTAGTGACCCTCTGGAGCTCCTGTTCTCAG GGACCCTCCACAAACCCACCATCAAAGCTGAGCCAGGCTCTGTGATCACCTCAGGAAGTCCCATGACCATCTGGTGTCAGGGGACCCTGGATGAAGAAATATATGTTCTGCATAAAGAGGGAAGCCAAAAACACTTAGGCACACAGTCCCCAGAGAAGCCTGAGAACACGGCCAAGTTCTCCATCCCTTCTGTGACACAGCAACATGGGGGACAATATCACTGTTACTGTTACAGCTCAGCTGGCTGGTCAGAGCGCAGTGACACCCTGGAACTGGTGGTGACAG GAAGCTACATTAATAAACCCAGTCTGACATTCCTGCCCAGGCCTGTGGTGACTTTAGGAGAGAACATGACCCTACAGTGTGTCTCCAAGGAGGGATATAATAAATTCGTTCTCAccaaggaagatcagaagttcctcAGCTCTCTGAACTCACAGTTTATACACAGTATTATGCAGTGGCAAGCCTTGTTCTCTATAGATCATGTAACATCAGACCACAAAGGGACATTCAGATGTTATGGTTACTACAACCAAACTCCACATTTGTGGTCAGTACCCAGTGAACCCCTGGAAATACACATCTCAG GTCTGTCCAGGAAGCCCTCCTTGCTGTCTCACCAAGGCCAtatcctggaccctggaaagAACCTCACCCTGCAGTGTTGTTCTGACACCAACTATGACAGATTTGCTCTGTACAAGTTAGGTGAAGCTGACTTCACCCAGCATCGTGTCCAGTGGACCCAGAGTGGCCTCTCCTTGGCCAACTTCACACTGGGCCCTGTGAGCAGAACTACTGGAGGCCAATACAGATGCTATGGTGCACACAACCTCTCCTCTGAGTGGTCAGCCTCCAGTGACCCCCTGGACATCCTGATCACAG gacagcttcccttcagtccttCCCTCTCAGTGAAACCTAACTCCACAGTACACTCTGGAGACAATGTGTCCCTGCTGTGTCAGTCAGCACACAAAGTGGACACTTTCATTCTGTCCAAGGAGGGAGCAGCCCACCAACCCCAGCGACTAAAATCAAAGTCTGAAGCTCGGGAGTTCCAGGCAGAATTCTCCATGAGtgctgtgacctctgacctctcaggCACCTACAGGTGCTATGAATCTCAAGGCTCATCTCCCTACCTGTTGTCATATGGCAGTGACCCTGTGGAGCTCACGGTCTCAG GACCCACTGGAGCCTGTAGCCCACCACCCTCAAGGCCCTTGCCAACATCTG GACTGGAAGGGTACCTGAAGGCTCTGGTTGGAGTCTCTGTGGCcttcctcctgttcctcttcatcctcatcttcctccttctccgACGAAGGCATCAGGGAAAATTCAGGAAGGATG CCCATAAAGATACAGAATTGCAAATTCCTACAGGAGCTGCAGAGGCAGTAACCAGAGACAGAGTCTCTGAGAAGAG
- the LOC131926824 gene encoding leukocyte immunoglobulin-like receptor subfamily B member 3 isoform X2, whose amino-acid sequence MLDSKYNYSIQHYQAMYSVGPVTSSQRWTFQCYSNYPSSPLVWSEPSDPLELLFSGTLHKPTIKAEPGSVITSGSPMTIWCQGTLDEEIYVLHKEGSQKHLGTQSPEKPENTAKFSIPSVTQQHGGQYHCYCYSSAGWSERSDTLELVVTGSYINKPSLTFLPRPVVTLGENMTLQCVSKEGYNKFVLTKEDQKFLSSLNSQFIHSIMQWQALFSIDHVTSDHKGTFRCYGYYNQTPHLWSVPSEPLEIHISGLSRKPSLLSHQGHILDPGKNLTLQCCSDTNYDRFALYKLGEADFTQHRVQWTQSGLSLANFTLGPVSRTTGGQYRCYGAHNLSSEWSASSDPLDILITGQLPFSPSLSVKPNSTVHSGDNVSLLCQSAHKVDTFILSKEGAAHQPQRLKSKSEAREFQAEFSMSAVTSDLSGTYRCYESQGSSPYLLSYGSDPVELTVSGLE is encoded by the exons atgctggattcAAAGTATAACTACTCTATTCAGCACTACCAGGCCATGTACTCTGTGGGCCCTGTGACCTCCAGCCAAAGGTGGACATTCCAATGCTACAGCAATTACCCGAGTAGCCCACTGGTGTGGTCAGAACCTAGTGACCCTCTGGAGCTCCTGTTCTCAG GGACCCTCCACAAACCCACCATCAAAGCTGAGCCAGGCTCTGTGATCACCTCAGGAAGTCCCATGACCATCTGGTGTCAGGGGACCCTGGATGAAGAAATATATGTTCTGCATAAAGAGGGAAGCCAAAAACACTTAGGCACACAGTCCCCAGAGAAGCCTGAGAACACGGCCAAGTTCTCCATCCCTTCTGTGACACAGCAACATGGGGGACAATATCACTGTTACTGTTACAGCTCAGCTGGCTGGTCAGAGCGCAGTGACACCCTGGAACTGGTGGTGACAG GAAGCTACATTAATAAACCCAGTCTGACATTCCTGCCCAGGCCTGTGGTGACTTTAGGAGAGAACATGACCCTACAGTGTGTCTCCAAGGAGGGATATAATAAATTCGTTCTCAccaaggaagatcagaagttcctcAGCTCTCTGAACTCACAGTTTATACACAGTATTATGCAGTGGCAAGCCTTGTTCTCTATAGATCATGTAACATCAGACCACAAAGGGACATTCAGATGTTATGGTTACTACAACCAAACTCCACATTTGTGGTCAGTACCCAGTGAACCCCTGGAAATACACATCTCAG GTCTGTCCAGGAAGCCCTCCTTGCTGTCTCACCAAGGCCAtatcctggaccctggaaagAACCTCACCCTGCAGTGTTGTTCTGACACCAACTATGACAGATTTGCTCTGTACAAGTTAGGTGAAGCTGACTTCACCCAGCATCGTGTCCAGTGGACCCAGAGTGGCCTCTCCTTGGCCAACTTCACACTGGGCCCTGTGAGCAGAACTACTGGAGGCCAATACAGATGCTATGGTGCACACAACCTCTCCTCTGAGTGGTCAGCCTCCAGTGACCCCCTGGACATCCTGATCACAG gacagcttcccttcagtccttCCCTCTCAGTGAAACCTAACTCCACAGTACACTCTGGAGACAATGTGTCCCTGCTGTGTCAGTCAGCACACAAAGTGGACACTTTCATTCTGTCCAAGGAGGGAGCAGCCCACCAACCCCAGCGACTAAAATCAAAGTCTGAAGCTCGGGAGTTCCAGGCAGAATTCTCCATGAGtgctgtgacctctgacctctcaggCACCTACAGGTGCTATGAATCTCAAGGCTCATCTCCCTACCTGTTGTCATATGGCAGTGACCCTGTGGAGCTCACGGTCTCAG GTTTGGAGTAG
- the LOC131903108 gene encoding leukocyte immunoglobulin-like receptor subfamily B member 3A yields MTFTVTALLCLGLTLGLRTPVLAGALPKPILKVQPDSVVYKQTTVTFMCVETTGAKKYHLYKDGKQLLRHREILQNPKNKAEFSISKVKDNHAGRYQCRYQTHDEWSEFSDSLELMVTGAHSKPSLSAQPSPVVSEAGNVTLQCVSKQRYHRFILTGKGTRNISQMLDSEYNYSTQYYKALYSVGPVTSSQRWTFRCYSNYLRSPLVWSEPSDPLELLFSGILHKPTIKAEPGSVVTPGSPITIGCQEDAEICVLHKEGSQNNPWGTQTREKPENKAKFSIPFVTQQHGGQCLSKKPSVLTHQGHILDPGKSLTLQCCSDTNYDRFALYKLGGGNFTQNGVKWTQDGFSLANFTLGSVTPFTGGQYRCYGAQNFSSEWSASSDPLDILITGQLPFSPSLSVKPNSTVHPGDNVTLLCQSTYKVDTFILSKEGAAHQPQRLKSKSEAWYFQAEFSMNAVTSDLSGTYRCYGSHNSSPYLLTQASAPVELTVSASENQDYTVENLIWMVFSVMILIVLGILVFEAWDSQRQTHHVAGL; encoded by the exons atgaccttCACCGTCACAGCCCTGCTCTGTCTGG GACTGACTCTGGGCCTCAGGACCCCAGTGCTGGCAG GGGCCCTCCCTAAGCCTATCCTCAAGGTACAGCCAGACTCAGTGGTCTACAAGCAGACTACAGTGACCttcatgtgtgtggagaccacaGGAGCCAAAAAGTACCATCTGTATAAAGATGGAAAACAACTTTTAAGGCACAGAGAGATTCTACAGAATCCTAAAAACAAGGCTGAATTCtcaatctcaaaagtaaaagacaATCATGCAGGACGTTATCAATGTCGCTATCAAACTCATGATGAATGGTCAGAGTTcagtgactccctggagctgATGGTGACAG gAGCACACAGTAAACCCAGCCtgtcagcccagcccagccctgtcgTGTCTGAGGCAGGAAATGTAACCCTCCAGTGTGTCTCAAAACAACGATACCACAGGttcattctgactgggaaaggaaCACGGaatatctcccaaatgctggattcAGAGTATAACTACTCTACTCAGTACTACAAGGCCCTGTACTCTGTGGGCCCTGTGACCTCCAGCCAGAGGTGGACATTCAGATGCTATAGCAATTACCTGAGAAGCCCGTTGGTATGGTCAGAACCTAGTGACCCTCTGGAGCTCCTGTTCTCAG GGATCCTCCACAAACCCACCATCAAGGCTGAGCCAGGCTCTGTGGTTACCCCAGGAAGTCCCATAACCATTGGGTGTCAGGAGGATGCAGAAATATGTGTTCTGCATAAAGAAGGAAGCCAAAATAATCCCTGGGGCACACAGACCCGAGAGAAGCCTGAGAACAAGGCCAAGTTCTCCATCCCTTTTGTGACACAGCAACATGGAGGACAAT GCCTCTCCAAGAAGCCCTCTGTGCTGACTCACCAAGGACAtatcctggaccctggaaagAGCCTCACCCTGCAGTGTTGTTCTGACACCAACTATGACAGATTTGCTCTATACAAATTAGGAGGAGGTAACTTCACCCAGAATGGTGTCAAGTGGACCCAGGATGGCTTCTCCTTGGCCAACTTCACACTGGGTTCTGTGACCCCCTTTACTGGAGGCCAATACAGATGCTATGGTGCACAAAACTTCTCCTCTGAGTGGTCAGCCTCCAGTGACCCCCTGGACATCCTGATCACAG gacagcttcccttcagtccttCCCTCTCAGTGAAGCCTAACTCCACAGTACACCCTGGAGACAACGTGACCCTGCTGTGTCAGTCAACATACAAGGTGGACACTTTCATTCTGTCCAAGGAGGGAGCAGCCCACCAACCCCAGCGACTAAAATCAAAGTCTGAAGCTTGGTATTTCCAGGCAGAATTCTCCATGAAtgctgtgacctctgacctctcaggCACCTACAGGTGCTATGGATCTCACAACTCATCTCCCTATCTGCTGACACAAGCCAGTGCCCCTGTGGAGCTCACTGTCTCAG CCTCAGAGAACCAGGATTACACAGTGGAGAATCTCATCTGGATGGTATTTTCTGTCATGATCCTCATAGTCCTCGGGATTCTGGTCTTTGAGGCTTGGGACAGCCAGAGACAGACCCACCATGTAGCTGGGCTGtaa